In Gossypium hirsutum isolate 1008001.06 chromosome D06, Gossypium_hirsutum_v2.1, whole genome shotgun sequence, one genomic interval encodes:
- the LOC107900160 gene encoding uncharacterized protein produces the protein MIDAVSGGALVDKTPEHARNLIANMAQNTQQFGLRRSGFGKRMDEGQSSMMEAQLANLTAMRRYDPYSATYNEGWRDHPNFRYQNCATPPGFEQQNSRPYNMSQPIHQNPSAEIKTHSMLEQMMKMMADQKKETDGRFQSLESAVKQLQTRASSTDVNLGNLQAQVNNRLPSQPVANPRDNVSAIILRSGKDLRSTLKKVQNSDKEDETEVKKVRFSDIEEENLALPKADLQPSQTAPKEAGKSRLQQPTASYDAANFEQEMRVPELRAQASQNANNQPRSYVPKAPFPQRLRKEKSDDINAEILETFRKIGDLKLDRAMLDLGASINVMPRSIYDKVQLGALQDTGLIIQLADRSNAYPDGVLEDVLVQVNELVFPTDFYVLDMGPNDNSIDVPLLLGRPFLKTARTKIDVHKGKLTMEFDGGIVKFNIFDAMRYPTDINSVFTLDVIDNFVQDVYELGDEDELQSVLAKSIFDIDKHEFIISDSLIDSVCALDSPKLTRFKPILPNLTVTGKQIPSLISPPRLELKELPENLKYIYFGENQTLPLIVSNALTEMQEFKLLRVLREDKEAFGWTLADIRGLSTTLCTHKIALEPDTVPKRDPQRRLNPPMMEVVKIEFLKWLEADVIYPIANSKWVTFRYPSHLRIKRRPLSLAHLELMPSRECPSDCAMHQPRSNECLHNLVLVLRRCIETNLILNFEKCHLMVEKGVVLGHVVSAKGLEVDQAKVEVIKNLPYPSTVKGIRSFLGHVGFYRRFIKNFSQISSSLCALLGKDVAFEFNESCKKSFDELKLKLITAPIIQGPNYALPFEILCDASDRAVGAALGKINGRESYIIRYARELLNPAQCNYTTIEKELYAIVFALEKFRAYLLGVKVFEFDLEIKDKKGKENLEADHLSRLETGILRDDSSDLFPDE, from the exons ATGATCGATGCGGTGAGTGGAGGTGCATTGGTTGATAAAACTCCTGAGCATGCCCGAAATTTGATCGCTAATATGGCACAGAATACACAGCAATTCGGTCTCAGGAGGTCCGGCTTTGGTAAACGAATGGATGAAGGCCAGTCAAGCATGATGGAGGCTCAATTAGCTAATTTAACGGCTATG AGGAGGTATGATCCATATTCAGCTACCTATAATGAGGGATGGAGAGACCACCCCAATTTCAGATACCAAAACTGTGCCACACCTCCAGGATTTGAGCAGCAAAATTCCCGACCATATAATATGTCACAGCCAATCCATCAAAACCCGAGTGCCGAAATTAAGACTCATTCCATGcttgaacaaatgatgaagatgatggcTGACCAGAAGAAGGAAACCGATGGAAGATTTCAGTCTTTAGAATCGGCAGTGAAGCAATTGCAAACTAGAGCCTCATCGACCGATGTTAATCTTGGGAACTTACAAGCACAGGTAAATAATCGGTTACCGTCACAGCCTGTGGCAAATCCGAGGGATAATGTTAGTGCTATAATCTTGCGAAGTGGGAAGGATTTGAGATCGACACTAAAGAAGGTCCAAAACAGTGACAAGGAAGACGAAACTGAGGTAAAAAAGGTCCGATTTAGTGATATTGAAGAGGAAAATTTAGCCTTGCCAAAGGCTGATTTACAACCGTCGCAAACAGCACCAAAAGAAGCAGGGAAATCACGTTTACAACAACCCACTGCTTCGTACGATGCAGCAAACTTTGAGCAGGAAATGAGGGTTCCCGAGCTTAGAGCACAAGCAAGTCAGAACGCTAATAACCAACCCCGGTCTTATGTGCCGAAGGCGCCATTTCCACAGCGTTTGAGGAAAGAAAAGTCAGACGACATCAATGCCGAAATTCTAGAGACTTTCCGCAAG ATAGGAGACCTTAAACTTGATAGGGCTATGCTTGATTTAGGAGCTTCTATAAATGTCATGCCTAGGAGTATCTACGATAAAGTTCAATTAGGTGCATTACAAGACACTGGACTAATAATTCAACTTGCTGATAGAAGTAATGCCTACCCTGATGGCGTTTTAGAAGATGTTCTAGTGCAAGTAAATGAGTTAGTTTTTCCAactgatttttatgttttagacaTGGGACCTAATGATAATTCGATTGATGTACCCTTACTCTTAGGAAGACCTTTTCTTAAGACAGCTAGAACGAAAATTGATGTGCATAAGGGGAAATTAACTATGGAATTTGATGGTGGGatagttaaatttaatatatttgatgcTATGAGATATCCCACTGATATTAATTCTGTATTTACTCTTGATGTAATTGACAATTTTGTTCAAGATGTCTATGAATTAGGGGATGAGGACGAGTTGCAAAGCGTTCTAGCTAAGAGCATTTTTGATATCGACAAGCATGAATTTATCATTTCTGATTCTTTAATTGACTCAGTTTGCGCATTAGACTCACCCAAATTGACACGATTCAAGCCGATTCTCCCTAACCTTACGGTGACTGGTAAGCAAATTCCTTCATTGATTTCACCTCCTAGATTGGAGTTAAAAGAGCTGCCCgaaaatttaaagtatatttaTTTTGGGGAAAATCAAACTTTACCATTGATAGTGTCGAATGCTTTAACCGAAATGCAAGAATTCAAGCTGCTTAGAGTTCTTAGGGAAGATAAAGAAGCCTTCGGTTGGACACTAGCCGATATTCGGGGCCTTAGTACGACTTTATGTACTCACAAGATAGCCTTGGAACCAGATACAGTCCCCAAAAGAGACCCCCAACGTCGATTGAATCCACCAATGATGGAGGTAGTTaagattgaatttttaaaatggtTGGAAGCCGATGTCATTTATCCTATAGCCAACTCAAAATGG GTTACCTTCAGGTACCCATCGCACCTGAGGATCAAGAGAAGACCACTTTCACTTGCCCATTTGGAACTTATGCCTTCAAGAGAATGCCCTTCGGATTGTGCAATGCACCAGCCACGTTCCAACGAG TGTTTGCATAATCTTGTGTTAGTTCTTAGGCGTTGCATTGAGACTAATCTGATTTTGAATTTTGAGAAATGTCATCTCATGGTTGAAAAGGGTGTAGTATTGGGGCATGTCGTCTCAGCTAAAGGATTAGAAGTCGACCAAGCCAAAGTCGAGGTAATTAAAAATCTACCTTATCCAAGTACTGTGAAAGGAATTCGATCATTCTTGGGACATGTAGGTTTTTACCGTCGGTTCATCAAGAATTTCTCGCAAATATCGTCATCTTTATGTGCGTTGCTAGGTAAGGATGTCGCATTTGAATTTAATGAGAGTTGTAAAAAATcttttgatgaattgaaattgaaattgatcacgGCTCCTATCATTCAAGGACCGAATTATGCATTACCCTTTGAGATTTTATGCGATGCTAGTGATAGAGCTGTTGGTGCGGCACTTGGGAAAATAAATGGCAGGGAGTCTTATATTATTAGGTATGCTAGAGAGCTATTGAACCCAGCTCAATGCAATTACACCACGATCGAGAAAGAGCTGTATGCCATAGTCTTTGCCTTAGAAAAATTTAGAGCATATTTGTTAGGAGTCAAAGTTTTT GAATTTGACCTGGAAATTAaagataagaaaggtaaagagaaCCTTGAGGCCGATCATTTGAGTAGGTTGGAGACTGGAATTTTAAGGGATGACTCGAGTGATCTATTTCCTGATGAATGA
- the LOC107900159 gene encoding uncharacterized protein, producing the protein MESVTSNVPFPRLTKVNYENWSIQMKALLGSQDGWEVVQEGFVELTTTTGYTAAQNKALKEMRSKDKAALYMLFRAVDDFENVVCAIEESKDLATLTIDELIDSLKAHEQRKKKKKEETLEQALQTKASIKDEKVLYSQSLQGRGRGRGDRGNGRGGKGCGQEGNYEEKEHSNQQNWRGRRRGRGRGGWSNYSNVECYKCGKYGHYAKDCNSDKCYNCGKAGHFAKECRISKKVEETTNLTTKNEEAKEGFLLMAHNKVNTNNNMVWYLDTVGSIHDVYYVPDLKSNILSTGQLMEKGYSVLMKDRVLHLKDKEGCLVARVEMERNHMFRLNLRSVRGKCLRVDVEDKASLWHLRFDHLHYGGLNELVKKNLVHGLPDMEYEGKFC; encoded by the exons ATGGAGAGTGTGACTAGTAATGTGCCATTTCCTCGACTAACAAAGGTGAACTATGAGAATTGGAGCATCCAAATGAAAGCTCTTCTCGGGTCTCAAGATGGTTGGGAGGTGGTCCAAGAAGGTTTCGTAGAATTGACAACTACTACGGGATATACGGCAGCTCAAAACAAGGCGTTGAAAGAAATGCGATCGAAAGATAAGGCAGCATTGTACATGTTATTTCGAGCTGTTGATGA TTTCGAGAATGTCGTATGTGCCATAGAAGAATCAAAAGATCTAGCAACACTCACAATTGATGAACTCATCGATTCTCTCAAGGCACATGAACAacgtaagaagaagaagaaagaggagaCACTCGAGCAAGCACTTCAAACCAAGGCATCAATCAAAGACGAGAAGGTTCTCTATTCTCAAAGCCTTCAAGGTAGAGGTCGTGGTCGTGGAGATCGAGGAAATGGTCGTGGTGGAAAAGGTTGTGGTCAAGAAGGGAATTATGAAGAGAAAGAGCATTCAAACCAACAAAATTGGCGTGGAAGAAGACGTGGTCGTGGAAGAGGCGGATGGTCAAATTATTCCAATGTCGAGTGCTACAAGTGTGGCAAATATGGTCACTATGCGAAGGATTGTAACTCTGATAAGTGTTACAATTGTGGTAAGGCGGGACATTTCGCGAAAGAATGTCGCATCTCAAAAAAGGTGGAAGAGACAACCAACCTAACCACAAAAAATGAGGAGGCAAAAGAAGGTTTTCTCTTGATGGCACACAACAAAGTCAACACCAACAACAACATGGTGTGGTACCTTGACACAG TTGGGTCAATCCATGATGTGTATTACGTACCAGACCTCAAGAGCAACATTTTGAGTACAGGGCAACTCatggaaaaaggttattcggtACTTATGAAAGATCGGGTGTTACACTTGAAAGATAAGGAAGGGTGTTTGGTCGCTCGAGTTGAAATGGAGAGAAATCACATGTTCAGGTTGAATCTgagaagtgttcgaggaaaatgttTGCGAGTTGATGTTGAAGACAAGGCGTCACTGTGGCATCTCCGTTTTGACCATCTACATTATGGTGGTCTAAATGAGTTGGTGAAGAAGAATTTGGTGCATGGGCTACCAGACATGGAGTATGAgggaaaattttgttaa